The genomic DNA CCACCCGCTCGAGCTGAGCGAGGTGGTCGTCGTGCGGGCGGGCCTTCGTCGTGCCGCAGCAGCAGCCGCGGCAGAGGGTCAGCCTCACCATCGCGCGGACCGCACGGGACGTTCGTGAGCGATGGTGTTCCTCCTGGTGACGAGACCGAGCCGGGTCGGTGACTCTACGTGACCGCCGACCCGCCCGGCCCGAGCACCGTCAGTGGAGACGGCTCCGCAGCCTGCGCGCCGCACCGCGGGAGCGGAGCACGCCGGCGCCGCCGAGCAGCGCGAGCAGACCGACCACGCTGACGACGATCGACGGCCCTCCGGTGCTGGCCAGGTGCGTCGAGCTCGGCGGCACCGAGCTGGACGGCGCGGGCGCGACCGTGGTCGACGTCGGGTCGCTCGTCGCCGACGCGCCGGTCGTCGCGCCGGTCGTCGTGCCGGACGTGGGCTCCGGCTTGCCGGCCGGGTCGGTCGTGGGCTCGGACGTCGGGTCGGAGCTCGGCTCGCTGGTGGGCTCGGACGTCGGGTCGGAGCTCGGCTCGGTGGTGGGCTCGGACGTCGGGTCGGAGCTCGGCTCGCTGGTGGGCTCGGAGCTCGGCTCGCTGGTGGGCTCCGAGGTCGGCTCGCTGGTGGGTTCGGACGTCGGGTCGGAGCTTGGCTCGGTGGTGGGCTCGGACGTGGGCTCGGTGGTGGGTTCGGACGTGGGCTCGGACGTGGGCTCGGTGGTCGGCTCGGTGGTCGGCTCTGACGTCGAGTCACCGGTCGGGTTGCTGGTCGGGCTGCTGGTCGGGTCGCCCGTCGGGTCGGTGGTGGCCCCCGGGCCGTAGACCCGGAAGGACGTCTGGCCGTAGGCCGGGGCGTATGTGTCGTCGCCGGTGTAGCTGGCGTACACGAAGTAGGCGTACGGGCTCTGCCCCAGCCCGGAGTCGGTCTCGCAGCTGGTGTCGGGCAGGGTGACGCGGCAGTAGGTGTAGTCGTCGCCCTCGAAGCTGACCGTCCCCGTGGCGGCCGGGGGCAGGCCGGTGACCGTGAGCCGGGTCGACGTCCCGACCGGGATGCGGTCGGGGTCGGCGCTGGCGACGAGGGTGGTCGGGAGCTTCTCGACGGTGAAGTTCGTCGTGGCGGACCCGCCCTCGGACAGGGTGGCCGTCACGGGGTAGTTGCCCGGCGGCAGCGTCGGCGCGGCGCACCGGCTGACCTCATCGGTCACGTCCGCGGTGCAGAGCGTCCGCCCGTCCCAGGTGAAGGTCACGGTGCCGCCGGTCCCGGCGGGGTAGCCGTACGCCAGCAGGTCGGGCGGATTGCCGTACGGGGTGGACTCGTCGCTCACGCTGGCCTCGAACGCGGTGTTGCAGGGCTTCGACTCGTTGATCGAGGTGGCCCCGTAGGCGGCCACGCCGGAGTCGAAGCGCTTGGTGACCTTCAGCGGGCCGTCGCCCTCGGTGGTCGGGACCTCGTCGAGGCTGTAGATCCCGCCGTCGTTCGCGGTGACGTAGACCAGGTCGCCGGAGGCGGAGATGCCGTAGGAGGACGGGACCGAGCCGAGACGGACGGAGGTGCCGTCGGGGTGCAGGCGGATCAGGCTGTTGTCCGGGTGGCCGTTGCCGTAGGTCAGCACCAGGACGTCGCCGTCCGGTAGCACGAGCAGGTCACCGCTGGAGGACTCGCCGGGCGGCAGGCTCGCTCGCGGCCGGGTCACGCCCGTCGCGGGGTCGATGTCGATCACCTGACCGCCGCCGGACCCGAGCAGGTGCCCGTCGGCGAGCTGGGCGAGGCCGTTGATGAAGGCCCCGTTGTCGAGCGGGACGGTGCGCACGTTCTTGCCGGTCTGCGGGTCGATCTCGACCAGGACGCCGAAGTCCACGCCGTAGAGCGTCGTCCCGTCGGCCGTGAAGGTGATGTCGAGGAACGAGCTCTCGAGCGGCACCTTCGTCACCCCGCCGTAGGGGTGTAGCGGTAGAGGTAGCCGTTCGGGGTGTTGTAGTAGATGTCGACCGGCGCGCAGCTGGGCGCAGCCGTCGCGGTCGACGGCGCGACGAGCACTCCCAGCACCGCCAGCACCGGCACCACGACGGCGGCCGTCAGGGCCCGGAGCAGACGCCGGGGAGCAGCGCCGGGGACGGCAGAGCCCGCCCTGAGGAGCCTGCGTGACGGACGCACGCGGCTCTCGACGACGGGTTCGGGGCAGGCGGCAGACATCGGGGGCTCCTGGCGAGGTGGGGTGGCTCCAGAGCCAGCCCCCGCTCGCTCCCCGGCCGCTTCGGGCTGGTGGGGAGAACCTGTCGTCGCTACCTTCGCGAACCCTCAGCGTGCGGGGTAGGAGAAGATCAAGACTTCCTCAGGATTGAAGGTTGAACCATCAGGTCCGCCGGAGCTCTCGGCCACCTTCGCCGCCTACCCAAGGTCGGCGCGGACGCCGACCCGCACGAACGTGCACGGGTCAGTGGAGGCGGCTCCGCAGGCGGCGTACGCGCAGGAGCGAGCCGAGGAAGGCCCCGGCCTCCAGCCGACGGTGCAGCAGGGCGTCCTCGAGCGCCGCGGCCACGGCCTCGCCCTGGCTGACGTCGCGCGACGAGCAGAGCAGGACGTCCATGCCGGCCCGGGCGGCGAGGACCCCGACCTCCGCATCCGTGCCGTACGCGTCGAGCGACCCGGCCTCGAGCGCGTCGGTGATCGTCACGCCGCGGAAGCGGAGCCGGCCGCGGAGCTCGTCCTGGATGACCCGGCGCGACAGCCCGGCGGGGCGCTTGGCGTCGAGCGCGGGGTAGATCGCCCACGACGCCATCACGAGGTCGATGCCGGCGCGGATCGACGGGACGAACGCGGCCTCGTCGACGCGCCGGAGCTCGCGCAGGCCCTGCGACAGCGTGACCGCGGTGAGGTCGGTGTTCGCCCCGGCGGGTGCCGCGCCCAGGCCCGGGAAGTGCTTCGCCGTCGCCGCCACGCCCGCGGCCTGCTGGGCCGTGGCGAAGCGCATGCCGAGGTCGCCGGCGACCTCCGGGTCCGAGGAGAACGACCGGCCGAACTGGTCGTCGAAGTTGCCCTCCTCGCGGTAGACGTCGACCACGGGGGCGAGGTTCAGGTTCATGCCGGCGGCCTTGAGCCCCGCGGCCGCGCCGCGTCCGGCCTCGGTGGCCGCGGCCTGCGGATCCGGCTGCTGGCCGATCTGCTTCGCCGAGAGGTACGGCTCCTGGTCCTTGAGGCGGCGGACGATCCCGCCCTCCTGGTCGGTCATCAGCAGCAGCGGCTCACGGATCCGGCTCTCGGCGTGCGCCTCCCGCAGCTGCGCGACCACGCCCGCGATCTGAGCGGTGGAGGTGATGTTCTCGCCGAAGAAGATGAGGCCGCCGACGCGGCCGGCGCGGATCAGCCGGAGCAGCTCGGCCGGCGGCGTGAGGCCCGGGTAGGAGTAGACGACCAGCTGCCCGACGAGCTGGTCGAGCGCCATGTCGCCGAACGCGGACGACGCGAACCTCGACGTCGCCGAAGCGGACGAGGTGGGTACGCCCGCGAGGACAGCGCCGGCCGCCACCGCTCCTGCGCCCGCGAGGGCGGTTCGTCGGCTGAACTGGTGCTCGGTCATGGTCGCCTCCGGGTCCTGGCGCCCCGTCGACGCCAGGTCCGACGTTCCATCGCTCGGCAATGCATGTCAAGCACCGCGGGCCGAGGATGGGTTGCGGCGCCCCTGGCGGGGGCGCCTCAGCTCACCAGGGGACAGGGCCCTCGTTCCCGACGAAGGTTCCGCTCGGGCCGTCCGAGCCGCTCGTCGCCAGTCGCACGATGATCTCCGCACCCTCCTGCACGGTATTCACCTTGACGCCGGCCGCGCGGAGCTGCTCCGCCGTCGGCAACCCCTCTCGAGGGGCGACGAAATCGGTCGCGGTGGGACCGGGTGACGCGGAGTTGATGCGCCAGCGCGGGAAGGCCCGCGCGTACTGGATCGTCAGCATGTTGAGCGCCGCCTTCGACATGGGATAGGCGAGCATCGACCACCGGGTGTGAGGGCCCGCGTTCAGCGCCAGCGAGCCGACGCCGCTGGAGACGTTCACGACGACCGGGGCCGAGCTCACCTCGAGCAACGGGGTGAAGGCGGTCAGCACGGCGGCGGCGCCGAACACGTTCGTGTCGAAGACCAGGCGCAGATCGTCGATCGTCGACTCAGCGGGTGGACGTTGGTCCCCGGCGATGCCGGCGTTGTTCACCAGCACGTCCAGCGCGCCGACCTCGTCCCGCAGCCGGTCCACCGCTGCGGCGATCGAGTCGCCGTCGGTGGTGTCGAGGAGGATCGGCGTCGCGCCGATCTCGGCGGCTGCGTCGGC from Microlunatus sagamiharensis includes the following:
- a CDS encoding glycoside hydrolase family 3 N-terminal domain-containing protein, whose translation is MALDQLVGQLVVYSYPGLTPPAELLRLIRAGRVGGLIFFGENITSTAQIAGVVAQLREAHAESRIREPLLLMTDQEGGIVRRLKDQEPYLSAKQIGQQPDPQAAATEAGRGAAAGLKAAGMNLNLAPVVDVYREEGNFDDQFGRSFSSDPEVAGDLGMRFATAQQAAGVAATAKHFPGLGAAPAGANTDLTAVTLSQGLRELRRVDEAAFVPSIRAGIDLVMASWAIYPALDAKRPAGLSRRVIQDELRGRLRFRGVTITDALEAGSLDAYGTDAEVGVLAARAGMDVLLCSSRDVSQGEAVAAALEDALLHRRLEAGAFLGSLLRVRRLRSRLH
- a CDS encoding SDR family NAD(P)-dependent oxidoreductase translates to MTTTLVTGATRGLGFEVTRRLVGAGHTVYLGARDLRRGADAAAEIGATPILLDTTDGDSIAAAVDRLRDEVGALDVLVNNAGIAGDQRPPAESTIDDLRLVFDTNVFGAAAVLTAFTPLLEVSSAPVVVNVSSGVGSLALNAGPHTRWSMLAYPMSKAALNMLTIQYARAFPRWRINSASPGPTATDFVAPREGLPTAEQLRAAGVKVNTVQEGAEIIVRLATSGSDGPSGTFVGNEGPVPW